From a single Micromonospora carbonacea genomic region:
- a CDS encoding STAS domain-containing protein yields MSLTVQTEQRGDVVVVSVAGELDMATAPQLQDQITDLLDKGRSRLVFDLAEVSFCDSTGLSVFVRAKNSCDEAGGVVRLAAPQRGVLRILEVSGLVEVLHTYPTVEQAVAGDPTPTSS; encoded by the coding sequence ATGTCCTTGACGGTGCAGACGGAACAGCGCGGCGACGTGGTCGTCGTGTCGGTCGCGGGCGAGCTGGACATGGCGACGGCCCCGCAGCTCCAGGACCAGATCACGGACCTGCTGGACAAGGGCCGCAGCCGTCTCGTGTTCGACCTGGCGGAGGTTTCGTTCTGCGACTCGACCGGGCTGTCGGTGTTCGTGCGCGCCAAGAACAGCTGCGACGAGGCCGGGGGCGTGGTCCGACTGGCCGCGCCGCAGCGCGGGGTGCTGCGCATCCTGGAGGTCAGCGGGCTCGTCGAGGTGCTGCACACCTACCCGACGGTGGAGCAGGCCGTCGCGGGCGACCCCACGCCGACCTCCTCCTGA
- a CDS encoding FadR/GntR family transcriptional regulator, with product MPPSADSAPPPGPAARPDPTPPPDPASPPGAAAPPPRGQRVRQTTEQLRARILGGEWPVGGRIPTEPQLVAALGVGRNTVREAVRALVHAGVLECRQGSGTYVVSTDELAPVVARRLTDDRMTEVVEVRRAFEVEAARLAALRRTPADLAALDGALAAREAAWRAGRVDEFVEADAALHTAVVAAAHNRMLAELYASVGAALRSTISQATGDALEPERYVDHARLVDAIRAGDPDLAAREAGAFLEPSPGE from the coding sequence GTGCCACCGTCGGCTGATTCCGCACCTCCGCCCGGCCCGGCCGCCCGACCCGACCCCACGCCCCCGCCCGACCCCGCATCCCCGCCCGGTGCCGCCGCGCCGCCGCCCCGGGGCCAACGCGTCCGGCAGACGACCGAGCAGCTCCGGGCCCGCATCCTCGGCGGCGAGTGGCCGGTGGGCGGCCGCATCCCCACCGAGCCGCAACTCGTCGCCGCCCTCGGCGTGGGGCGCAACACCGTCCGGGAGGCCGTCCGCGCCCTGGTGCACGCCGGGGTGCTGGAGTGCCGGCAGGGCTCCGGGACGTACGTGGTGTCGACCGACGAGCTGGCCCCCGTGGTGGCCCGCCGACTCACCGACGACCGGATGACCGAGGTCGTCGAGGTGCGCCGCGCCTTCGAGGTGGAGGCGGCGCGACTGGCCGCGCTGCGGCGTACCCCGGCGGACCTGGCCGCCCTCGACGGCGCGCTCGCCGCCCGGGAGGCCGCCTGGCGCGCGGGCCGGGTCGACGAGTTCGTCGAGGCCGACGCGGCCCTGCACACGGCGGTGGTGGCCGCCGCACACAACCGCATGCTCGCCGAGCTGTACGCGTCGGTCGGCGCGGCGCTGCGCAGCACGATCAGCCAGGCGACGGGCGACGCGCTGGAGCCCGAGCGGTACGTCGACCACGCCCGCCTGGTGGACGCGATCCGGGCCGGCGACCCGGACTTGGCGGCCCGGGAGGCTGGTGCTTTCCTGGAGCCCTCCCCGGGGGAATAG
- a CDS encoding MFS transporter, whose translation MLLVALNLRAAVTSLGALLGEVRTGLGLSGAMAGLVTTLPTIAFAGLGALTPWLVRRYAPARVLVVAMTALAVGQVLRVVTDSALVFVATSALALAGIAVANILLPMLVKQHFPHRTGLVTGAYTMALTTGTTVAAASAVPVAHAFGSWRAGLGVWAGLAALAVLPWVPLALRARAARRAATGALAVAAPARVRPARTRLGWAMAVYFGAQSLSGYAIMGWLAQLFRDAGFRPETAGLLLAGVTALGVPVALLMPTLAGRLRTLRPLVFGLTAFSAASYLGLALAPRGGALLWVALLALGQGAFPLILTTIGLRARTAEGTVALSAFAQSTGYVIAALGPLLVGVLYEATGGWTAPIGFLLAALAVQTGAGLVIARPRFVEDERTR comes from the coding sequence ATGCTGCTGGTCGCCCTCAACCTGCGCGCCGCCGTGACCAGCCTCGGCGCGCTGCTCGGCGAGGTCCGCACCGGCCTCGGGCTCTCCGGGGCGATGGCCGGTCTCGTCACCACCCTGCCGACGATCGCCTTCGCCGGGCTCGGCGCGCTCACCCCCTGGCTGGTCCGGCGGTACGCCCCGGCCCGGGTGCTCGTGGTCGCCATGACGGCCCTCGCCGTCGGGCAGGTGCTGCGCGTGGTCACCGACTCCGCGCTGGTCTTCGTGGCCACCAGCGCGCTCGCGCTGGCCGGCATCGCGGTGGCGAACATCCTGCTGCCGATGCTGGTGAAGCAGCACTTCCCGCACCGCACCGGGCTGGTCACCGGGGCGTACACGATGGCGTTGACGACGGGCACGACGGTGGCCGCCGCGTCGGCGGTGCCGGTGGCGCACGCCTTCGGCTCCTGGCGGGCCGGGCTCGGGGTCTGGGCCGGGCTGGCCGCGCTGGCCGTACTCCCGTGGGTGCCCCTGGCGCTGCGGGCCCGCGCCGCGCGACGGGCCGCCACCGGCGCGTTGGCCGTCGCCGCCCCGGCCCGGGTGCGGCCGGCGCGGACGCGGCTTGGCTGGGCGATGGCGGTCTACTTCGGCGCGCAGTCGCTGAGCGGGTACGCGATCATGGGCTGGCTGGCCCAGCTCTTCCGCGACGCCGGCTTCCGCCCGGAGACGGCCGGGCTGCTGCTGGCCGGGGTGACCGCGCTCGGCGTGCCGGTGGCGCTGCTGATGCCGACGCTCGCCGGCCGGCTGCGGACGCTGCGCCCGCTGGTGTTCGGGCTGACCGCCTTCTCGGCCGCGTCCTACCTGGGGCTGGCGCTCGCGCCGCGCGGCGGCGCGCTGCTCTGGGTGGCCCTGCTCGCCCTCGGCCAGGGCGCGTTCCCGCTGATCCTCACCACCATCGGGCTGCGCGCCCGCACGGCGGAGGGGACGGTGGCGCTGTCGGCGTTCGCGCAGAGCACCGGCTATGTGATCGCGGCGCTCGGGCCGCTGCTGGTCGGCGTCCTCTACGAGGCGACCGGCGGGTGGACCGCGCCGATCGGGTTCCTGCTCGCCGCCCTCGCCGTGCAGACGGGCGCGGGCCTGGTCATCGCCCGCCCCCGCTTCGTCGAGGACGAGAGAACGAGGTGA